A portion of the Sphaerochaeta pleomorpha str. Grapes genome contains these proteins:
- a CDS encoding phospho-N-acetylmuramoyl-pentapeptide-transferase, with amino-acid sequence MVIPILAGSIGFVVTFVFSRFLIFGKQVMHVAIKPELEKTQAGKTGTPTVGGLAFCFGTVVAIACLQWKGGDSYSIVLMVTLFLFALIGFFDDITKTRSPVGDGISSRLKVVLQMVCSALVLLCMHFFGLLSGEVFLPVVGITTDWGIFYPVCAFVYIMFFSNAVNISDGLDGLAAGSSLPLVVLVLSIVFLGGLARGISLFLAAFLGSLLAFLWYNVKPAKYFMGDCGSQAIGSVIAVSALLSKVELFVLVSSGIFLVEFATSLIQIVSIRGRGKKVFLIAPLHHVFELKGMAEKTIVGRYCIASWLCTLMAFLLFQFTLR; translated from the coding sequence ATGGTTATCCCAATATTGGCCGGTTCAATCGGGTTTGTCGTGACTTTTGTATTCTCACGTTTTCTGATTTTTGGAAAACAGGTAATGCATGTCGCGATAAAACCGGAACTGGAAAAAACCCAAGCCGGTAAAACGGGAACACCCACTGTGGGAGGCCTTGCCTTTTGCTTTGGTACAGTCGTGGCAATTGCCTGTCTGCAGTGGAAAGGTGGCGACTCCTATTCCATCGTTCTGATGGTGACACTGTTTCTGTTTGCCCTGATTGGGTTTTTTGACGATATCACAAAAACCCGAAGCCCTGTCGGAGATGGGATTAGTTCGAGGCTAAAGGTTGTCCTGCAGATGGTATGTTCGGCCCTTGTGCTTCTGTGCATGCACTTTTTTGGGCTTCTCTCTGGGGAAGTGTTCCTTCCTGTTGTGGGGATAACCACTGACTGGGGAATTTTCTATCCGGTCTGTGCATTTGTCTATATTATGTTTTTTTCCAATGCAGTAAATATTTCCGATGGCTTGGATGGCCTTGCCGCCGGCTCTTCGCTTCCCTTGGTGGTTCTGGTCCTGTCAATTGTTTTCCTAGGTGGTCTGGCCAGGGGGATTTCATTGTTTCTGGCAGCCTTCCTCGGATCTTTGCTTGCTTTTTTATGGTACAATGTCAAACCTGCAAAATATTTCATGGGAGACTGCGGAAGCCAGGCAATCGGATCGGTTATTGCCGTATCTGCATTGCTTTCCAAGGTGGAGTTGTTCGTCTTGGTATCGAGTGGGATTTTCCTGGTGGAATTTGCCACGAGCCTCATACAGATTGTTTCTATTCGGGGTAGGGGAAAAAAGGTGTTTCTGATAGCACCTTTGCATCATGTATTTGAATTGAAAGGAATGGCTGAGAAAACAATAGTTGGCCGTTACTGCATAGCTTCCTGGCTTTGTACTTTAATGGCTTTCCTGTTGTTTCAGTTTACTCTGCGGTAG
- a CDS encoding UDP-N-acetylmuramoyl-tripeptide--D-alanyl-D-alanine ligase, producing the protein MEQRNGFSTQHYRVGQVASLCGGTLVKNGALDAEDVQFDSRLCSRGTVFFALPGEKEDGFSFIGDAASKGCSAVIVSLANANEAKQRLSSSPCAVIAVANPLRSLQLLAKNYISQFPRVSYVGITGSCGKTTTKEALAAITTIMGPTVKTPGNFNSEIGLPLSLLQVNKDTEYGIFEMGIDHVGEMDRMVDMVKPDFALLTNIGISHLEKFGTQETIADEKGKIFHPDLKEGFLNKSCRYCSFLEKKAPRKMRYFGYEDLSFTDLGLDGWAIHYEGQTFFVKCVGKHLLLDIIGAIKVAKSLGANPSQIAQGLEGFVSMKGRSSIINGDVTIIEDYYNASLDSTNSILDYLQSLQWKGYKKAVLGPMKELGTKSVQAHSLIARHLMKTHLDSTFLYGSEMKGAYDLLKKSGYGRGVFFTDDFSELENRVAKDTRSGDLYLVKASRSVAMERIIPSIRDGR; encoded by the coding sequence ATGGAACAACGTAATGGTTTCTCCACCCAGCATTACAGGGTTGGGCAGGTAGCTTCCCTCTGTGGGGGGACCTTGGTAAAAAACGGTGCCCTCGATGCCGAAGATGTCCAATTTGACTCCCGCCTCTGTTCCAGGGGAACGGTTTTTTTTGCACTCCCAGGAGAAAAGGAAGATGGTTTTTCCTTCATCGGCGACGCTGCCTCAAAAGGGTGCAGTGCCGTTATCGTTTCCCTTGCGAATGCAAATGAGGCTAAACAGAGACTCTCTTCTTCCCCGTGTGCCGTTATCGCCGTTGCAAATCCCCTGCGCTCTTTGCAGCTCCTTGCAAAAAACTATATTTCCCAGTTTCCGAGGGTTTCCTATGTGGGAATCACCGGCAGCTGCGGGAAAACCACTACAAAGGAAGCTCTGGCTGCCATCACTACGATAATGGGCCCAACGGTAAAGACACCTGGAAACTTTAATAGTGAGATCGGTCTGCCCTTAAGCCTTTTACAGGTGAACAAGGATACCGAGTATGGAATTTTCGAAATGGGGATCGACCATGTCGGGGAGATGGACAGGATGGTGGATATGGTCAAACCGGACTTTGCCCTGTTGACCAATATCGGTATCTCCCATCTTGAGAAATTCGGTACCCAGGAAACAATCGCAGACGAAAAAGGAAAAATCTTCCACCCCGATCTCAAAGAAGGCTTTCTTAACAAATCCTGCAGGTATTGTTCTTTCCTTGAAAAAAAGGCCCCGCGTAAGATGCGCTATTTCGGCTATGAGGACCTGTCGTTTACTGATCTCGGGCTGGATGGCTGGGCAATCCATTATGAGGGGCAGACTTTTTTCGTAAAATGTGTTGGCAAACATTTGCTGCTGGACATAATCGGGGCGATCAAGGTGGCGAAGTCCCTCGGGGCAAACCCTTCCCAGATAGCGCAAGGGCTTGAAGGGTTCGTCTCCATGAAAGGAAGAAGTTCCATTATCAACGGTGATGTCACCATCATAGAGGATTATTACAATGCCAGCCTTGACTCAACCAACTCCATCCTCGATTATCTGCAGTCCTTGCAGTGGAAGGGGTATAAGAAAGCAGTGCTTGGCCCAATGAAAGAACTTGGTACGAAAAGCGTCCAGGCCCACAGCCTCATTGCCAGGCATCTTATGAAAACGCACCTGGACAGTACTTTTTTATATGGGTCTGAGATGAAAGGCGCCTATGACCTACTGAAAAAATCAGGCTATGGCAGGGGTGTGTTTTTCACCGATGATTTTTCGGAACTGGAAAACAGGGTTGCCAAAGATACCCGTAGCGGTGACCTCTATCTTGTCAAAGCCTCCCGGAGCGTTGCGATGGAACGGATTATTCCATCTATCCGAGATGGTCGGTAG
- the rsmH gene encoding 16S rRNA (cytosine(1402)-N(4))-methyltransferase RsmH, producing MEYVHYSVMKEEVLQYLVPPTDRPAYMVDCTCGEGGHTYMFLSKYPNLHVTGLDRDSGIQQKAINRMAEFKDRFTPVLTWFDEYFKDYEGPALDLVLFDLGISSYHFEESERGFSFKKGEELDMRLDKSAPISAQDVVNGYQEERLADVIYKYGEERYSRRIARAIVEKRKLGRITQSDELASIIYKSVPSAYRYGRIHPATRSFQAIRIEVNRELDRIEPAIKGALAALRPGGRVAVISFHSLEDRQVKWLFKSLGEGDNPSIKILTKKPLIPTENESSENPPSRSAKLRVVEKL from the coding sequence ATGGAATATGTCCACTATTCGGTAATGAAAGAAGAGGTGCTCCAGTATCTGGTGCCACCGACTGATAGGCCGGCGTATATGGTCGACTGCACCTGTGGGGAAGGGGGGCATACCTATATGTTCCTCTCCAAATACCCCAATCTCCATGTGACTGGTTTGGACCGGGACAGCGGCATCCAACAGAAAGCCATCAACAGGATGGCTGAATTCAAAGACCGGTTCACTCCGGTCCTTACTTGGTTTGATGAATATTTTAAGGACTATGAAGGGCCGGCCTTGGACCTAGTGCTGTTTGACCTTGGGATTTCCTCCTATCACTTTGAGGAGTCGGAACGGGGTTTTTCCTTCAAAAAGGGTGAAGAACTTGATATGAGGCTGGACAAATCGGCTCCCATCAGTGCCCAGGATGTAGTGAACGGGTACCAAGAGGAACGACTGGCCGATGTCATATACAAATATGGCGAGGAACGCTATTCGCGCAGGATTGCCCGTGCGATTGTCGAGAAGCGGAAGCTTGGCAGAATTACCCAGAGTGATGAACTGGCTTCAATAATCTACAAATCGGTTCCCTCTGCCTATCGGTACGGGCGTATCCATCCGGCAACCCGTTCCTTCCAGGCAATCAGGATCGAAGTAAACAGGGAACTGGATAGAATCGAACCAGCTATCAAGGGTGCACTTGCTGCTTTGCGCCCCGGCGGTCGCGTAGCTGTCATAAGTTTCCATTCACTTGAAGACAGGCAAGTGAAATGGCTGTTCAAGAGCCTCGGGGAAGGGGATAACCCAAGTATCAAGATACTTACAAAGAAACCCCTTATCCCTACAGAGAATGAAAGCAGCGAAAATCCTCCAAGCCGTAGTGCAAAGCTGAGGGTTGTAGAGAAGCTCTAA
- the mraZ gene encoding division/cell wall cluster transcriptional repressor MraZ: MLTGEFFNTIDDKGRILIPSRIRSALDGEALYVTKGLETCLWLMLPTDFEKLKNTIVNGPGAMFDRKMRILQRGMLAPAQLCEIDKVGRIHIPQSLRESIHLDMKGESVLLGTGNYLELWNKTDYEAYMQAIMGEFQDAAQSLSDLIREDH, translated from the coding sequence ATGTTGACAGGTGAGTTCTTTAACACCATTGACGACAAAGGCCGAATTCTGATTCCTTCTCGCATCCGGAGCGCACTTGACGGTGAAGCCCTGTATGTTACCAAGGGATTGGAAACGTGTCTGTGGCTTATGCTCCCAACCGACTTTGAGAAACTCAAGAATACCATCGTAAACGGACCCGGTGCTATGTTTGACAGAAAAATGCGAATTCTCCAGCGGGGTATGCTTGCACCAGCCCAGCTTTGCGAGATTGATAAAGTTGGGAGAATACACATACCCCAGTCCCTTCGAGAGAGCATTCATCTTGACATGAAAGGTGAATCAGTCTTGCTAGGTACCGGAAATTATCTGGAACTGTGGAATAAAACTGACTACGAAGCTTACATGCAGGCAATAATGGGCGAATTCCAGGATGCGGCCCAGTCATTGAGCGATTTGATAAGAGAGGACCATTGA
- a CDS encoding glycoside hydrolase family 57 protein, with product MSQNSIAFILNAHLPYVRHLEYPRFLEEDWLFESISESYLPLLRMFSKLKSEKVPFKFTISLSPTLCCMLTDASLQNRYNNYLELNKSLGEKEVIRCQLEQPEFLEMARHYLDQANRNLLDFNDVYHGNILEGFRNLEASGHLELITTAATHAYLPLYKDYPTAINAQVELGVQSFLSNFGHMPKGFWLPECGYYPGLEDTLRYHGISWFQVASQSMLLSPDKVECGDYRPVDCPNGVAAFPRDYEATSLVWSNSTGYPCDKLYREFYRDIGFDLPLDYIREYIHEPEVRVFTGYKYWAITGNTDQKVPYNPSLAKKKISEHAANFLYNIKKKGASLSDAMGKEPLYTLGFDAELFGHWWFEGIDWLEQVIRLSSRDASEVKLVTPSSYLAKEKNLQTVRPAFSSWGQGGYSSVWLDGSNAWTYRHIQKAIERMEELSLRFPDQISLKQRFLNQAAREVLLSMASDWPFILFNKSSTEYAEKRLRDHLRNFNVVYGNMCKNAVNTEWLVKAEKRDIIFSDIDYNIFNPER from the coding sequence ATGTCCCAGAATTCCATAGCATTTATCCTCAATGCGCATCTCCCGTATGTTCGGCACCTGGAATATCCCCGCTTCCTTGAAGAGGACTGGCTTTTCGAATCAATTTCAGAAAGCTATCTGCCCCTGCTGAGAATGTTCAGCAAACTCAAAAGCGAAAAGGTCCCGTTCAAATTTACGATCAGCCTTTCCCCTACGCTCTGTTGCATGCTTACCGATGCAAGTCTTCAGAACCGTTACAACAACTACCTTGAGCTGAATAAAAGCCTTGGCGAGAAAGAGGTGATACGCTGTCAGCTGGAACAACCGGAATTTTTGGAGATGGCCCGGCATTACCTGGACCAAGCCAACCGGAACCTTCTTGATTTTAACGATGTCTACCATGGGAACATCCTTGAAGGTTTTCGCAACCTTGAGGCAAGCGGCCACCTTGAACTGATCACCACTGCCGCTACCCATGCCTATCTTCCCTTGTATAAAGACTATCCGACTGCCATCAATGCACAGGTTGAGTTGGGGGTCCAGTCATTCCTTTCGAATTTCGGCCATATGCCCAAGGGGTTCTGGCTTCCTGAATGTGGGTATTACCCAGGTCTTGAGGATACGTTGCGGTACCATGGTATTTCATGGTTCCAGGTAGCCAGCCAAAGTATGCTGCTCTCACCCGATAAGGTTGAATGTGGCGATTATCGACCTGTCGATTGCCCTAATGGCGTGGCTGCCTTTCCCCGCGATTATGAGGCGACAAGCTTGGTCTGGTCCAACAGTACCGGTTATCCCTGTGATAAGCTGTACCGTGAATTCTATCGGGATATCGGATTTGACCTTCCTTTGGATTATATCAGGGAATATATACATGAACCTGAGGTTAGGGTATTCACCGGGTACAAATATTGGGCTATCACCGGTAATACCGACCAGAAAGTACCTTACAACCCATCCCTGGCAAAGAAGAAAATCTCAGAACATGCTGCCAATTTCCTGTATAACATCAAGAAGAAGGGAGCCAGCCTCTCTGATGCCATGGGTAAGGAACCTCTCTATACCCTCGGTTTCGATGCTGAGCTGTTCGGGCACTGGTGGTTTGAAGGTATCGACTGGCTAGAGCAGGTTATCAGGCTTTCTTCTAGGGACGCCAGTGAGGTAAAGCTGGTCACCCCTTCGTCTTACCTGGCCAAGGAGAAGAATTTGCAGACAGTACGACCGGCATTCTCTTCCTGGGGCCAAGGCGGATACAGCTCCGTATGGCTCGATGGGTCAAATGCCTGGACGTATCGTCATATACAGAAAGCCATTGAACGGATGGAAGAGCTTTCCCTCCGGTTTCCGGACCAGATCAGCTTGAAGCAACGATTCCTCAACCAGGCTGCAAGGGAAGTGTTGCTTTCCATGGCGAGCGACTGGCCTTTCATCCTGTTTAACAAGAGTAGTACCGAGTATGCCGAGAAGCGTTTGCGCGACCATCTGCGGAATTTCAATGTAGTCTATGGCAATATGTGCAAAAACGCCGTCAATACCGAATGGCTGGTGAAAGCCGAGAAGCGTGACATCATTTTTTCCGATATAGACTATAATATTTTCAATCCAGAGCGATAA
- a CDS encoding DUF4912 domain-containing protein, which translates to MILINIDSLSTTELQYIAKQEGFENWQSLDRSELIEELEDAYDEQVDDHLASGVKASVVRKRFCNALTDYRGNQQNVSGLPGVEDLPDNYAETSIHLLLRDPEWAYAYWSISPVNRALLFGEDESQKGELFLRVSKTRCNCNETKTFDIGISIDDCQWNINLSDMGCSYSVALCFKDRKGVITSLAESKSVETFFPYWADHYDEIAMDRRLFNIHFSSVVTKEGEVADNAILHEIAQTLSKGVL; encoded by the coding sequence ATGATTCTCATCAATATTGATTCCTTGTCTACTACCGAACTGCAGTACATTGCCAAGCAAGAAGGGTTTGAAAACTGGCAGTCCCTCGACCGCTCTGAACTTATCGAGGAACTGGAAGATGCCTATGACGAACAAGTAGATGACCACCTTGCCTCGGGGGTCAAAGCCTCTGTTGTACGCAAACGTTTCTGCAATGCCCTGACTGATTATCGAGGTAACCAGCAGAATGTGAGTGGTCTCCCCGGTGTGGAGGACCTCCCTGACAACTATGCAGAGACTTCCATCCATTTATTGTTGCGTGACCCGGAATGGGCGTATGCCTATTGGTCGATCTCCCCTGTCAACAGGGCCCTTCTCTTTGGAGAGGATGAGTCGCAGAAGGGTGAGCTTTTTCTCAGGGTTTCCAAAACGCGTTGTAACTGCAATGAAACCAAAACCTTTGATATCGGGATCAGTATCGACGATTGCCAATGGAACATAAATCTTTCTGACATGGGCTGTAGCTATTCTGTAGCGCTTTGTTTCAAAGACCGCAAGGGTGTAATCACTTCCCTTGCCGAAAGCAAAAGCGTAGAGACTTTCTTCCCCTACTGGGCTGACCATTATGACGAGATAGCCATGGACAGGCGGCTCTTCAATATTCATTTTTCCTCGGTCGTAACAAAGGAAGGCGAGGTAGCGGATAATGCTATCCTGCATGAGATTGCACAGACCTTAAGCAAGGGGGTGCTTTAA
- the deoD gene encoding purine-nucleoside phosphorylase, whose amino-acid sequence MGIHIEAKDGSIAECVLLSGDPLRAKHIAQTYFSDSFCYNEIRGMYGYTGYWNGHRVSVQGTGMGMPSFSIYAHELIEGYGVKKLIRVGTCGTICERAKLRSIVIAQAADTDSGMNRSRFDSYSFAPCASFSLLQRAWDLAMEKKLDAVVGNVFTSDQFYDGKIEEKVAIAKSLGALAVEMETCELYTLAALKKVKALSLLTVSDSLLTLEQVPPLERQVAFDEMVTLALETFFD is encoded by the coding sequence ATGGGTATTCATATAGAAGCGAAAGATGGCAGCATCGCCGAATGTGTACTGCTCAGCGGTGATCCCCTGAGAGCCAAGCATATCGCACAGACATACTTTTCCGATTCTTTCTGCTATAACGAAATAAGGGGAATGTATGGGTATACTGGGTACTGGAATGGCCATAGGGTTTCCGTCCAAGGGACTGGGATGGGGATGCCCTCTTTCTCCATCTATGCCCATGAGTTGATAGAAGGCTATGGGGTCAAGAAACTCATAAGGGTAGGTACCTGCGGCACTATTTGCGAACGTGCAAAGCTCAGGTCGATTGTCATCGCGCAGGCAGCCGATACTGACAGCGGGATGAATCGTTCCCGCTTCGATTCCTATAGTTTTGCCCCCTGTGCCTCCTTCTCCCTGTTGCAAAGGGCCTGGGACCTTGCCATGGAAAAAAAACTTGACGCAGTGGTGGGGAATGTCTTTACCTCGGACCAATTCTATGATGGGAAAATCGAGGAAAAAGTCGCCATCGCGAAGTCGCTGGGAGCCTTGGCCGTTGAAATGGAAACCTGTGAGCTCTATACCTTAGCCGCGTTGAAGAAGGTCAAGGCCCTGTCCCTGTTGACCGTAAGCGATTCTCTGCTGACCCTGGAGCAGGTTCCGCCGCTTGAAAGACAGGTTGCCTTCGATGAAATGGTCACCCTTGCCTTGGAGACCTTTTTCGACTAA
- a CDS encoding DUF3536 domain-containing protein, which translates to MNTATIKKTDIILHGHFYQPPRENPRTGIIGKQLTAKPYENWNERVYADCYSANVNSRYLSGVRRILSVTNNFEYISFNFGATLLSWIQEKHPDMLERIIDADKKSMLRLGHGNAIAQGFNHSILPLCTREDAKIQIAWGLEDFKLRFGRDSEGLWLPEAAINPMVIDLLSEFGIKFVILSPWQCKGIENPNGKILDLNGTAPPYGKPFILTGEKGGTVSAFFYNPSLAEGISFGHLLRDADNLYQQLLGIKKNEQQSLIQTATDGEIYGHHEPFGDMALAALIRKVNERDDFSFTNYASFLEANPAILHAELHEGEGKKGTSWSCSHGVSRWYRDCGCHTGGEEGWNQKWRTPLKDGLDHLAQNIDSIFAHEVDRIFAGSLSAETLLIKYGKVVSEPSKTGAFLDELKIEYPFAQEERENLAKLLAGMKNKHFSFTSCGWFFNDIGGLEPRQNITYALRAIDLFQGFTQTDLSTPFLSELDKAKSNRKQDGTGKTIALSESRELPGEVEASLFFFLNRKVALKQDYCNTYGWYLLDNVIQADYMASSMEISNSASLCSYQCSVVEVPQDSVKIPHDFTVTILETNTGIHNVYSVSTSNIPAKMLDELFMEIDRSICILSEQQIEKIILNIKNYSILAKTSPYLPMGTLYLETMGSCLSVIKYLFNYGTMEIWDKYKQSFAQMLDFMVKHGKTPEMDLIRSITEKKIDIVAEKINKEGLSEEAVRFITEFLEMIRNFKFQPNLTKIQNALYPYLAHHKQPKEKTDITMVNALSKVLNFDLSL; encoded by the coding sequence ATGAATACAGCGACAATTAAAAAAACAGATATCATTTTGCACGGACATTTTTACCAGCCACCGAGGGAGAATCCCCGAACCGGCATTATCGGCAAACAGCTTACCGCAAAACCCTACGAGAACTGGAATGAACGTGTATATGCGGATTGTTATAGTGCAAATGTGAATTCACGGTACCTCTCCGGTGTCAGAAGGATACTCTCAGTCACCAACAATTTCGAATATATCAGTTTCAACTTCGGAGCGACCCTTTTAAGTTGGATCCAAGAAAAACATCCTGACATGCTCGAACGTATTATCGACGCCGATAAAAAGAGTATGCTTCGCCTGGGCCATGGAAATGCCATTGCCCAGGGATTCAACCACTCGATCCTTCCCCTCTGTACCAGAGAGGATGCAAAGATCCAGATTGCCTGGGGCCTGGAGGACTTCAAACTGCGCTTCGGCCGTGATTCCGAGGGGCTTTGGCTCCCCGAGGCAGCAATCAACCCGATGGTAATCGACCTTCTCAGTGAGTTTGGCATCAAATTCGTAATTCTCTCCCCCTGGCAGTGCAAAGGCATTGAAAACCCCAACGGGAAAATACTCGACCTGAATGGCACTGCACCCCCTTACGGGAAACCCTTCATCCTCACCGGGGAAAAGGGAGGGACGGTCAGTGCATTCTTTTACAATCCTTCATTGGCCGAAGGGATAAGTTTCGGACACCTGCTCAGGGATGCAGACAACCTTTACCAGCAATTGCTCGGTATCAAGAAAAACGAACAGCAATCGCTTATACAAACGGCAACCGACGGGGAAATCTACGGTCATCACGAACCCTTCGGCGACATGGCCCTTGCGGCCCTCATCAGGAAGGTGAACGAACGGGATGATTTCTCCTTTACCAATTATGCATCATTTCTGGAGGCAAACCCTGCGATATTGCATGCGGAACTCCATGAGGGAGAAGGGAAAAAAGGCACAAGCTGGTCCTGTTCCCATGGGGTATCGAGGTGGTACCGCGACTGTGGCTGCCACACTGGCGGGGAAGAGGGATGGAACCAGAAATGGAGAACCCCGCTCAAAGATGGTCTCGACCATTTGGCACAAAACATTGACAGTATTTTCGCCCATGAGGTCGATAGGATTTTTGCAGGTTCCCTCTCAGCTGAGACATTGCTGATCAAATACGGGAAAGTGGTTTCCGAACCATCGAAGACTGGCGCTTTCCTTGACGAGCTGAAAATTGAGTATCCCTTTGCCCAGGAAGAACGTGAAAACCTTGCAAAACTCCTTGCCGGTATGAAAAACAAACACTTTTCATTCACGAGCTGCGGGTGGTTTTTCAATGATATCGGGGGGCTTGAACCCAGACAGAACATCACATACGCCTTGCGCGCTATCGATCTGTTCCAGGGATTCACCCAAACCGATCTCAGCACTCCGTTTCTATCAGAACTGGATAAGGCCAAGAGCAATAGGAAACAGGATGGCACAGGGAAAACAATTGCCCTTTCTGAATCCAGGGAACTCCCCGGAGAAGTCGAGGCTTCCCTGTTTTTCTTCCTCAACAGGAAAGTTGCCCTCAAACAGGACTATTGTAATACGTACGGATGGTACTTACTGGACAATGTCATCCAAGCCGACTATATGGCTTCATCGATGGAGATCTCAAATTCAGCATCCCTTTGCTCCTATCAGTGTTCGGTTGTAGAGGTGCCGCAGGATTCTGTCAAGATACCCCATGACTTCACGGTTACAATCTTGGAGACAAATACAGGAATACATAACGTATATTCGGTCAGTACTTCCAATATACCTGCCAAAATGCTCGACGAACTCTTCATGGAGATAGATAGGAGTATCTGTATCCTTTCCGAGCAGCAGATTGAAAAAATTATCCTGAATATCAAAAACTATTCGATCCTTGCCAAGACGAGTCCATATTTGCCCATGGGTACACTCTATCTGGAAACCATGGGTTCCTGTCTGAGTGTCATCAAATACCTTTTTAACTATGGAACCATGGAAATATGGGACAAATACAAACAGTCCTTTGCCCAGATGCTCGACTTCATGGTTAAACATGGGAAAACCCCGGAAATGGATCTGATCAGGTCTATCACCGAAAAGAAAATTGATATTGTCGCTGAAAAGATCAACAAAGAAGGACTGAGTGAAGAAGCCGTGCGATTTATCACGGAATTCTTGGAAATGATCCGAAATTTCAAATTCCAGCCAAATCTGACCAAAATCCAGAATGCATTATATCCGTACCTTGCCCACCACAAGCAACCCAAGGAAAAGACTGATATTACTATGGTAAATGCTTTGTCAAAGGTTTTGAATTTCGATCTCTCTCTCTAG